One part of the Sorangiineae bacterium MSr11954 genome encodes these proteins:
- a CDS encoding RHS domain-containing protein, with protein sequence MRSPDGLTREFSLLPGNTRVSFLTRIRDRVGHFVDFAYDRDHLLETVTTSEGRWIRLEHRNGLLRRIAVPIAERDEGWYNQVSFEYSAEGDLVKATDSLGNARVYRYENHLLIQETDRDGVTFWFEYDGRDGHANCVRTWGSDGKGQDRLFFREISYDRKNMVTLVEDSLGNVTAYKMNVLNGVEEIIDPEGARTKFEYNEFLWKIAQTDALGSTTRFEYDARGNETKRVFPNGAQVMVEFDDFDQPVRMRDPLGVDWSWRYDGWGRLLQRWNSAGEVTTFAYEGRILRSVTQADEVRYTFDYDGGENVSRITFPDGTVQERWYDRQDRLIKVRDALGRAQRFTYDWESRLVRVEETGGLWRGTTYSPEGDIIGYSDNLRRIQFGYSGYHRLAWREEGGDKIQYRYSTEDELLEVVNEVGEVYAFKRDACGRIVEERSFEGRTHTFERDAAGRMIKRLRPSKQAELIVYDVMGNVISVTYPDGSVDRFSYDAVGNLLSAANPTGTVKWERDARGRVLNESFGDDWIASRYDRLGGRIEIESSRGLHQQIGRTPLGDVLSVGLFERDASGAARAVWGIRYQRDAIGRETARSMPGDVVALRGYNDRGLPSIRELLRGKERIARTDYIWDGDDRLRRREDHAIGVTDYAHDARGRLNAARFPDGTIQVRAPGPSGNLYKRRDRNDRVYGAAGILREADGMAFLYSSDGALIRKRAADGKEWKFTWNGSEMLAAVERPDGGSVEFLYDALGRRVKKVVHGADGSEATTEWRWDRNVPVHEWRTGAEHPDGTAIMWLFEPESFSPVGKVEQSSGQRAKRYSIVADYLGTPEEMVDEAGEIVWKARLDAFGASNVTTGRKDTCPWRWPGQYEDDETGLHYNRFRYFDSTRGDYISQDPIRLAGGTELYGYTSDPLVWVDPFGLNEQGGDCGKKTGEIDPSNTPVYRGGSSMQARPIDVKIGPNGMVKPTRGISLNGNPAGLERFGGAFRVKSVPEGLAIVPQGRAGHYEIVPRSEMSMEQYQFLLNLVKFF encoded by the coding sequence GTGCGCTCGCCCGATGGGCTCACGCGGGAGTTTTCGCTCCTGCCGGGCAACACGCGCGTTTCGTTTCTCACGAGAATTCGCGACCGGGTCGGCCATTTCGTCGATTTCGCGTACGACCGCGACCACCTCCTCGAAACGGTGACCACGAGCGAGGGGCGCTGGATACGGCTCGAGCATCGCAACGGGCTCTTGCGCCGCATCGCGGTGCCCATCGCGGAACGCGACGAGGGTTGGTACAACCAGGTCAGCTTCGAGTATTCGGCGGAGGGGGATCTGGTGAAGGCGACCGATTCGCTCGGGAATGCGCGGGTTTATCGGTACGAGAATCATCTGCTGATCCAGGAGACGGATCGCGACGGCGTCACGTTTTGGTTCGAATACGACGGGCGCGATGGCCATGCGAATTGCGTACGGACGTGGGGCAGTGATGGCAAGGGGCAGGATCGGTTGTTTTTCCGCGAGATTAGTTACGACAGGAAGAACATGGTCACCTTGGTCGAGGATTCGCTCGGCAACGTGACGGCGTACAAGATGAATGTGCTCAATGGGGTGGAGGAGATCATCGATCCGGAGGGGGCTAGGACGAAGTTCGAATACAACGAATTTTTATGGAAGATCGCCCAAACGGACGCGCTGGGGAGTACGACGCGCTTCGAATACGATGCGCGCGGGAATGAGACGAAGCGGGTATTTCCGAATGGCGCCCAGGTCATGGTCGAGTTCGACGATTTCGACCAACCGGTGCGCATGCGGGACCCGCTCGGGGTCGATTGGAGTTGGCGTTACGACGGCTGGGGGCGGCTTCTCCAACGTTGGAACAGTGCCGGCGAGGTGACGACTTTCGCATACGAAGGGCGCATTCTGCGGAGCGTCACCCAGGCGGACGAAGTGCGCTATACGTTCGATTATGACGGCGGCGAGAACGTGTCACGGATCACGTTTCCTGATGGGACTGTGCAAGAGCGCTGGTACGATCGGCAGGATCGCCTGATCAAAGTGCGCGACGCACTTGGACGTGCGCAACGGTTTACTTATGATTGGGAATCGCGGCTGGTTCGGGTGGAGGAAACGGGCGGGCTGTGGCGCGGCACGACGTACTCACCCGAAGGCGACATCATCGGCTACAGCGACAACTTACGGCGCATTCAATTCGGCTACTCGGGCTATCACCGTCTCGCGTGGCGTGAGGAAGGTGGCGACAAGATTCAATATCGGTATTCGACCGAAGACGAACTGCTCGAGGTCGTGAACGAGGTGGGCGAAGTGTACGCGTTCAAGCGCGACGCGTGCGGGCGCATCGTCGAAGAGCGGAGCTTCGAAGGGCGTACGCATACGTTCGAACGTGATGCAGCCGGACGTATGATCAAGAGGCTCCGACCGAGCAAGCAAGCGGAGCTCATCGTTTACGACGTCATGGGGAACGTCATTTCGGTCACGTATCCCGATGGCAGCGTCGATCGATTCTCCTACGATGCAGTAGGGAATTTGCTGAGCGCCGCCAATCCTACCGGTACGGTGAAATGGGAGCGCGATGCACGCGGGCGCGTGCTCAACGAGTCGTTCGGAGACGATTGGATAGCAAGCCGCTATGATCGCCTGGGCGGTCGGATCGAGATCGAGAGCTCGCGCGGCTTGCATCAGCAAATCGGGCGCACGCCGTTGGGAGACGTGCTGAGCGTCGGTCTCTTCGAGCGCGACGCAAGTGGCGCTGCGCGTGCGGTATGGGGGATTCGCTATCAACGCGACGCCATCGGTCGCGAAACGGCCCGCAGCATGCCGGGGGACGTCGTCGCGTTGCGCGGATACAACGATCGTGGGCTTCCGTCGATCCGCGAGCTCCTGCGCGGCAAGGAGCGGATCGCGCGCACGGATTACATCTGGGATGGCGACGACCGCCTGCGCCGACGCGAGGACCATGCGATCGGCGTAACCGACTACGCGCACGATGCCCGCGGGCGACTCAATGCCGCGAGGTTCCCCGATGGCACGATTCAAGTACGCGCGCCGGGGCCGAGTGGAAATCTGTACAAGCGGCGCGATAGGAACGACCGCGTCTATGGTGCGGCGGGGATCCTGCGCGAAGCGGACGGAATGGCGTTCCTATACAGCTCCGATGGCGCACTGATTCGCAAGCGAGCGGCTGACGGCAAGGAGTGGAAGTTCACGTGGAATGGCTCGGAAATGTTGGCCGCCGTGGAACGACCCGACGGGGGCAGCGTCGAATTTCTCTACGATGCGTTGGGCCGCCGCGTGAAAAAGGTGGTCCACGGCGCGGACGGCAGTGAGGCCACAACGGAATGGCGCTGGGACCGCAATGTTCCGGTTCATGAGTGGAGGACGGGGGCAGAGCACCCGGACGGCACCGCGATCATGTGGCTCTTCGAGCCGGAGAGCTTCTCGCCTGTAGGTAAAGTGGAGCAAAGCTCGGGTCAGCGTGCGAAGCGATATTCCATCGTTGCCGATTATCTCGGCACGCCAGAAGAGATGGTCGACGAGGCGGGCGAAATCGTATGGAAGGCCCGGCTCGACGCGTTTGGAGCATCGAACGTCACGACAGGGCGGAAGGATACGTGTCCGTGGCGCTGGCCTGGGCAGTACGAAGACGACGAAACGGGACTTCATTACAACCGATTTCGATACTTCGATTCAACTCGCGGCGACTACATCAGCCAGGATCCGATCCGGCTCGCAGGAGGCACCGAGCTCTACGGCTACACATCCGACCCCTTAGTATGGGTCGATCCGTTTGGCTTGAACGAACAGGGCGGGGATTGTGGTAAGAAAACGGGAGAGATCGACCCCAGCAATACTCCCGTGTACCGAGGGGGGTCGAGCATGCAAGCCCGCCCAATAGATGTAAAAATCGGACCGAACGGCATGGTAAAGCCAACTCGTGGGATATCACTTAATGGGAACCCTGCTGGACTCGAACGCTTTGGTGGAGCTTTCAGAGTAAAGAGCGTGCCCGAGGGACTGGCGATTGTTCCGCAGGGGCGAGCAGGTCACTATGAGATCGTTCCACGATCGGAGATGAGTATGGAGCAATATCAATTTTTGCTAAATCTAGTGAAATTTTTCTGA